In the Breoghania sp. genome, CAGGCGCTCCTGCATCTTCTGCACCGCGCGGCGTGAGAAATCCCCCGGGTCGCGCCAGCCCGCCACAAGCGGCTTGTTGGAAAAGGCGAGCCGATCCCCCAGGTGGCCGATGAAGAGCGCGTAGGCATCGGATTCGTTATAGGCCTTCAGCACGAAGAAATTGGGCGTGGAGATGAAGGCCGGTCCGTAACGGCCCGCGGGCATCAGCAGGTAACCGGTCCGCCCGGTCTCATGGGCGGGAAAGGGGCGGCCGGAAACGCGCTTGGCACCGGCTGCGATCCACGCGCTGATCGGGCGCCCCTGTTCCGGACCTTCCTGCTTGCAGGAAATGGTCGCCGGGATTTCTGCCTCAAAGCCCCAGTCGCGCCCGGTCCGCCAGCCATGCTGCTTCAGGTAGTTGGCAATGGAGGCAAGCGTGTCGGGCACCGAATTCCAGATGTCGCGTTTGCCATCGCCGTCGAAGTCGACAGCATATTGCAGGAATTTGGAGGGCAGGAACTGTGGCCCGCCGAGGGCGCCCGCCCAGGAACTTTGCAAGGCGGTGCCGGGGAAGTGGTCCTCTTCGAGGATGACCAGTGCGGCGAGCGTCTCTTCCATGAAAACGGCCTTGCGCCTGCCCATGAAAGCCTGAGTGGCGAGGACCTCAAGCGCATTGTGGGGCAACCGCGCGCGCGAGTAGCCGGTCTCGCGTCCCCAGATGGCGACGATCATATGGGCAGGC is a window encoding:
- a CDS encoding lytic murein transglycosylase, translated to MTLRLSLSMLAVPLVVLALSLTPTAQAGVNKRAVEQAFRTWIEQDLWPRAASRNVSRATFRNATRALQLQWKLPDLVPPGAPEAAPSRQRQSEFRSPARYFPESNLNTLVALGRDRMERWKDTLARIEARYGVPAHMIVAIWGRETGYSRARLPHNALEVLATQAFMGRRKAVFMEETLAALVILEEDHFPGTALQSSWAGALGGPQFLPSKFLQYAVDFDGDGKRDIWNSVPDTLASIANYLKQHGWRTGRDWGFEAEIPATISCKQEGPEQGRPISAWIAAGAKRVSGRPFPAHETGRTGYLLMPAGRYGPAFISTPNFFVLKAYNESDAYALFIGHLGDRLAFSNKPLVAGWRDPGDFSRRAVQKMQERLEAAGYDVGGADGLVGFKTRTAIGLWQERNGLPPTCYPDENLLARFR